TTAGCTAACACAATTGACAAAATGAAGAAAAAAGAATAAGTGAAACGCAATTTTATTTTATACTTTTTTAAGTGAAAGAGCTTTTGAGAGGACAAGAATCGAAGTGCTCAAGAATATAAAAACCCTACTGTCTCAACTCTCAATCAAGCTTGAAATTATAATTCTGCAAATATGCTTGCAGAAACCAATGTCAAATAAATACCATTGCCTCTGtgttcactctctctctctctctctctctctctctctctctctctctccctctctctagaTAGCGGAAAAAATTCTTTTTTAAAGTATTCCCATCAAcaaattcaaattcaattatTGCCGCTCCGTAGGCAACAGTACCACTtcctactctctctctctctctctctctctctctctcaacattCAAAGCCACAATTACAAAATCCCTTCTCTCCTACATCAAACTTCTGAAATTCATTGTTTAGATAGAAAGCTGCCTTCTTAAATCAAATGGCATAAAAGAAACTCCCTGGAAGAGATCTAGCAAAGACAGGTTTAGGCCATTGGCTCAAGATAAAGAGCTACTGCAACTAAACAGAGTCATTGAGGATATCTATGTGGGCATTCTGGGATTGGACCTCACAAAAACAGTGCTAACCGAAATTGGTCATACCAATTGAATAGCAAAGTCTAACAGATCAAGGGTAGAACAAAATTTTGGTTAGCATGCTACATCTCAGAATTTTTTTTCACTAGTCTTACTTGGGTTAGCATACTTCTTCCTAATGATATGTCAACGTGACCTATCAAAATTCAAGTAACATCTTTTGAAATCTACAATACAAAGAGGAAGATCGAAGAACTGCACAAGGGCAAATTTCTTATTCTGATGGCATTTTTCTAAAATCCACAAACTCAAATAATAGAAAGAAGAATTGAATTAACAATATGCAGATGTAGATCAGTACATACATTACATCAACAATCACTTCATTCATATAGCAAAATTTGATTTCTCCTTACTTTAATTGAGTTGTCTGCTGATGCACTCATCAACACAGGCTCATTAGCAAAAAAGTGCAATGAAATTATTGAATTATCATGAGCCTCTCTTATGACTGATTGGAGCCTTCTTTtctcaagattccatatgctaatGACACCAGATGAACCTCCAGATGCTAGAAGGGGCTGTCCATCTAAAAGATGAGAATTGGTAAGCATTATCATAAATTCATACAAGCCCCAACAATAACAAATTGCCAAGTTAATTCTTTAGTGAGCATAAAAACCAAAAGGAGTTAATGCCCAATCAAAGTAGTATAtgagtaaataataataattattacctCCACAATTACAGaacttttcaaaaaataaaaaatggaagACATTCCTTGAAACAAAAGAACAAAAACAAAGGGCATAGTCCTGACACAAAGTgagataaaatattaaaaaaaatgccGATAAATCATTTTAGTAGTTGTTAAAGTTACTTTGAGACTCATTTGGCATTCGTCCATAGGATAAGGGTACAACCAGAATATGAATTAAATACTGAAAAATAGATGCAAATTTGAAAAATAACCCAGTCAAGCTCCTAGGTACATACTCATGTTTGAAATTGATACTCCCAGTCAAGTAAATCCAATTCTTTCTGTACAATAGTTTAGCTTATAATTTTTCTGTAGCAAATATAACTTGGTTTTGACTGCCCACAAAAGATTGGATGTTCCATTAGTAGAAAGCTTATATATATTCAACAACAATGTTCTACACTTATAAATGTAAATCACAGGCTCTGAGAAATTAATTACCAGTACTAAAACACAAGGCAGTTACTGCGCCTCTTGTAGCATGAGAAAATGTAACCAACTCTTCATCACAGCGAATGTTATGTACATGAATCTTCCCGTCAGCACAGCCAATTGCAATAACATCAAGTGCAGGTGACGAGACACAACTGGTAATAGAGGAATTCCATCCCTTGAACTCGTAAAGCTTTTTCTTAGTGCTGATGTTCCAAAGCTGTAAAGTACCCTCCTGGCTCCCAAGAACAACCTGCTTCCATTACAAGATTCACTCATTGAggattacacaattaaattttaaaaaataaaaatatcagaAAAGCTAAGACAAAATCACCTTGTTTAGATAAGTATCTGGGTGCATTAAGCAGGTGGGTGTAAATTTATTGTCTAGCATGATgtgtccaattggtgcaagattTTCCTCAAGTCCTTTAAAACCCCAAATGAACATATTACCATCAACATCTACACTTAGGATGTGATCACCAAACAGTAACAACAAATTAACTTTAGCACTATGCCTACTCCAAGTTGCTACCTGCAAAAGAGCAACAATGTAAACAAAAGCAATCGCTTTCAGGACATTCTTTTTTCACTTTTTGGCCAAATTAGACTACCTGTTGAGTACGCTTAAAAACGGCTATGTGGTTTCCGTAGGCAGCAAAGGTGAAATCACGATAGGAAGCAAAAGCACGAATCTTTTTAGGAAGCTGTGGACTAACAAGCACCAAATTCAGCTTGGCACAGTTGTAAACCTGAAAAGCTTTGCCTACGCTCACTGTGACAAAGGTTTCAGTGCCTAGTCGCTGGACGGAGAAGGGTACACTGCTTGTTATGCATCCAATTACTCTGTAGGGTTCAAATATCCCCATATCTCTACAGaaaaccaccaccaccaccaccaattgAATGATGCAACTGTTGTAGTATGTTGTTCGCCAAACCGAAAGGAGGAAGAGATGACAAAGGTTGGATCGCCTGGAAGTGGTGTGAAGGAGGAGAGGCAGGGATTTGCTTCAGTAGAGCAGGAGGAGAGGCAGGGAATGAAAGAAAAGGAACTAACACCGGGTTTTAGGCAAGACAAAATAACGAAGGAAGGCAGGGTTTCTTTCATAAGTTCAACAAATGATGTCGTTTTGATGagggggttttttttttttaacgagTTTTTTTGAACCGTTGGGTTTTAGGCTATGGTTCAGGCCATGACAGATTCACCGGAACAGAAATCATCAATTGATATAAATGCAATTTCCAAACAAAAGCAAAATCAAAATAAACCACAACGTTTTTGCCAAAAAAAGAATAATGAAACAAAAATAGAAGCAAAAGCAAATTCAACCGTAAAACACAATGAAGCGGAAAAATTCACTAACTAAAAAGATATTTATCATTAATTgtgaattaatatataaaatatacaaattACAAGTTATAtcataaggcatactactaaaaaAGTCAACTAAATCAGTGTTCTTTGTTCTAGTTAGGCTAAGAGGGATGAGTCAATTAGTTTATGGGTAGAAACTACACCCAAATCTGtttttaattaaagttgattttattgaatttatatttatgCATCATGAGAATCTATTTTCAATATATGCTgcatattaataatatattagtaTATTTCAAGTAGCATTCACATGTTGCAACAGGAATTGCATTGTGCGTGTGGTAGTTTATGGATAATATGTTAAATGAGATGTTCAGTGTTCTCTTGACATCCAAGTCATACGTCTCTGACATTCACCAAAAGTTTAGTTAAGAGAAGTCCAGTCGACGCTTCGGGTTTCATTGACTATAAAATGTTATCATTGCTGATTCATTCTCCAAGAACTGTAGCATTACTATATTCTTCTTGGAAAATAGCCTTCTAAGAGTTTCCCGCACTTGCTTTGGAGAACCAACATCACAAACTTGATCGATGAATGCTAATTGATGCCCTCACAGCAAACAAAGCCTTTCCACATTTGATTTTCCATTTCTTTTCGTGGTTCAGCATTATTAGGGGTGTCAGGTGAAGTCTCCATTTCAAAACAACAACTAGTTATTACAAGTCCTGACATTTAAGACAAGCCTCCATACACTTCCTCCACTTCCCCCATTGAACAACTTCATTTTGCAAAATAAGAATTTCCTCTAATAGAATCTAATCTTCTTAACAAAACAACAAGAAGAGTAAAAGGTAGAAGAACCTTcacggctctgataccataaaacaAAAGGAATATAAAATTCTTAATGAAACAAAGAGAAGAAACTAATATTTGGATTATAAACTGAATGTCTTATTGAAGGCATGAGAAAGGATTACAGTAAATGCTTGAATATATAAACTGAAGACATAACTAATTTTCTTAAGGATATCACATGAAATTCTATCAAATTAGAGTAAAATACTCttttattgattaaatatatCATAAGAAAATACTCTAATTTGGTGCAATTTTTTTTTAaccaaaattttataatattattaataattatttttttttatatgtatatattttaaataaaattattatttataatttattgcaaaaattatttaattatctttattTTTGGTACACGTAAAATACATTGATATATAGtttggaaaaaaattataatgCTATGGTTTTATAAAATACTAGAATAAAGTGAAAAATTAGGAATgattttttatagaaatttttttttgtcaCAATTCGCATATTCATTATATTTATtatgtattttttaatttttttgagagataatatataataattgggATAAATGCAATCATTTAATAGTTgaaaacaattaaaataaataaaattttaaatttagattttataaaaataattaattaaaatgtgataaaagcaactaataaaaattatatatgtgtgtgtatgccTTTGTGTGAAATTATATATGTGTGTGCACTGCTCAAGGTTTTTAAATTCGGGAGGTTTAACGAtactatttaataaatattataaaattaataataatattttattagaataaAACATACTTAAGCttatttatatcaataaaaaaaataaatgtcaatataataaaattatataaaataaaaaattttatatacttttattgtatagaaaagataataaaagaaaaaataattatttacaccataatttaattttaatattttggatcctaattaattaatagatttaagatattaaattaaattatcaaattaatatGGCTTGTCTCATAGTTTAAGCTGATAGAAAACCAACAATTAGAGAGAAATAATTAATTTGAAACTGAAACTAGTTAAATAATTACTTTAATCAGTGCATAGTTAtttaattaaagcagttgcagATAATGGAGTAGTATCTTTGTCtcctaaaatcaagattacaaaaGATAATAGTGTTGACTGGTGGTTATCCTAAATATAAGATAAGGAGATCATGGGTGGTTATTCAAAATATCAAATAGTGGAAAGTGTGGCATCATTTTTATGGATAGGATGTTACAAATAGTTAAATGGTTGCAAGTAGTAGAGATAATGGTGCAAATTGGTGGGCAAgtatttgaaaataaaattacGTGTTTTTTCCTTAGAAAAATTGGGTGTAACTGTTAAATCAAGGTGTCTAAGCTAATGTAGTGAGTAATTTTTTGGTGCAATAGACTTTGCCACAAGTAAACCTAATACAGCAGACTTGGTCACCAAGCTAAATTTCTCTATAAGTAGAAGTGTTGGACTTTATTTGAAAAGAGACCAACAACAACTCTCAACACAACAATAAACAATTTAACACAATGTTTTAGTTTAATTTTCCCAGGTCCAACTCTCTTCCTTTTATTCTAACAATCTCTTTATTTTTTGGTTAAGTATTAGTTTCATTTCAGccttattattttcattttaagtaaTCATTTTTCACATTCTTCTGCAAATATTTTCAATTTCAGCAATTAAGTTCATTAGCTTTCAATCAATTTACAAATTTTCTGTTAGTATTTTCAATTCTTACGAATctgcttttaatttttaatgccAATTACATTACTTGCGCAAATCTACATCTCAACAATCAGCCTTTTAGTTTTCAAAACTCAATTTACATTTCCTACAAATGATTTCATTTTCAAGTAGACCAgtctttcaatttctcaaaactctcATTTACACTTTTtgcataaatttatattttttcaatCAGCAATTTACTTTTTCGATTAAATGCAAAATTTACTTTTCGAAGCAATTATCCATAAACAACTTTTACTTTTCAAGTACAACATTTTCTCTTTCATGGACAggtgatttttttaatttttcagcaaccAATCCCATCTTCTAAAATTTCATAAAGTTGATACAAGTAGAAAATCTTGACAAAACACATCATAGTGGAGTCAAGAAACCTAAAGGAAAATTTAGTCCTTTGTTTCCTACCAATCGTTCAGATTGAAAGTCAAAGTGGCACATTCACACAATACAATTAAGATCTTAGCATCCCTGGCATGCCTGCAATCTAATACACACGTAAGAAAAAGGTCATATATACTTTTGACACAATCAAATTGAGTAAAATCAATTTAGCATGAAAATAGTTTTTAGCATGTCAAGTGGGACCTATTTTGTAATACCCCTCactcgtttacagtgtagccaagtaaggTGTGCTatatttggtgccggagcaccctatcctatcttgtcgtgtacaatattagtttaattatattatattacgtgtagaattttttttttaatccatttcatttttatggagacccagacataGTCCCCTTtgttctattagtgcatggtggaTCTCATGTTACCTTGTTAAAACAATTCATATCCTTTATATCTATTCATTTATCATATTATTcctcatgctcatatcaattttcaagaaaataaaatactgtatttcatttatataaaatcaagtacaatatttacaattcatatacaatacaaaattatttacattatttAATCACATACAATACTAAAATGtaaaatctaatatgtacatgagccctaccaaaacaactgatgaggtgacaacccacactgtagcagatctggtccAAGTCCGGTCTAGGCCTTACTGTTGCTACTGctttccagtacctacgcgtggtaagaaccaacgcactaagcatattgcttagtggtgcataaattgaaataaaaatatcaaaataattgaaataatcatCCTGCATATaacattataaagaaatatataattatatgaatttacagtcttttggaagcaattaagttaatcgaGCCCGGGAAGCAAAAGAATTTCAAATCTAATTCAAGTCAAGCAATTGTAGGTTGCCAAGGTGacatttaatttctttatatGTGTTCAGCTTAAATCCTCAAGCTATATACATGAGGGTATCTATTTACAtgacaatttaattttaatttttttggtcatAATTAATAAATGGGTTcaagattttaaattaaattgtttaattaatatGACCTGACCTATAACTCAAGCAGAATACCAATAGTTAGATAACAATAATTAATTTAGAGCTagaactaattaaataatttcctaaatcAATGGTAGTTATTTAATTAAAGTAGTTTGCAGATAGTGAAGTAGTATCTTTTATATCCTAAAATCTATATTATAGGAGATAATGTTGTTGACTAGTAGTTTATCCtgaaaataagctaagaagatcaAGGGGTGTTATTCAAGATATCAGATAGTGGAGAGTGTGGCATCATTTGTGGATATGAAGTCATAGGTGGTTAAGTGGTTGCAAGTAGTGGGGATAATGATGCAAATTAGTGGGCAAGTATCTGAATATAAAATCACATATTTTTTTGTTTGGAAAGACTAGTGCAACAATTGAATCAATGTACAAAAATTGATGCAGTTAGTAATTTTTTAGTGCAGTAGATTTAGCCACTAAGCGAATCTGATGCAACGGACTTGGTCACCAAGTAAAATTTCTTTATAAATAGAGGTGTTGGACTTCATTTAAAAAGACACAAAAAAAAACTCTCAATACAAGACAGTTCAATACAATGCCCTAGTTTAATTTTCTCTAATCCAACTCTTTTCTTTTCATTCCATTAATCTCTTTATTTTTGGTCTAGTTGCAATTTCATTCAAccttgttatttttattttaagcaatgagccattttaattttcaaaactcAATGATTTCATTTTCAAgcaaatcatttttttaatttctcaaaactcttatttacattttttgtacatatttatattttctcagctagcaatttattttttcaatcaaatgcaaaatttattttttctataTAGATTTACTTTTTGAACCAATTAGACATGATCAACTTTTATTTTTCAAGCATGATATTAACTTTTTTTATGCACAGATGAtcttttaaatttttagcaaCCAATCCCATCTTTTCAAATTTTACAAAGTAGAGATCTTGACAAAGCCaaggaactaaaaaaaaaaatcggtCTTTTATTTCTTATCAATCGTTCAAATTAGAATTCAGAaaacaataattaatatataatttcagTTCATACATTAGTAAATTAAATTGTTTACATcattaaatattcaaattgtaaGTGAATGAAgttaataatttttctaaattatcATAGATTTATAGTTATTAATTGTTATATACTAATATAATTAAAGTTAATAACAGAAATGATTTTatatggtatatatatatattaaccaaCCCTAACATAAGATCTCTAATATAAAGCGTTGCCGTTTCGATTAATATATCTTGACTTATATAGATAAACTAATGGAGGATAAGAATGAAAAAGACTAAACATTATTCTcaaatttctttttaaaaaaatataattaattatctcacgccttttaaatttattattattttttatttatctttaattaattcactaatttgtaaatataaaatttttttattacaactttCTTTGGCCTTTCACCTCTTTATCCATTATTAACCTTCTATTAATTACCCTTCCTTTACCCGTCCTAACCAAGCCTTCGATTCCCACTTTACTGCCTCTTCCTTGGGATCATTTCCTTTCGTCTCATACGCTATTACACGCCGCCTCAAGTCCTAAACCAGAAAACCCTCCTTGGCTCCTGCTTTCTTATCCCCGACAGTCCTTTAGGCTTAGCCTCCAGCTCCCGGCAGCCGTCGTGTTTCCCCGACTGTTTGCTCTGTTCACCGAGTAATTGAGTTAGTGAGTATAGATTTTGAGGATTTATGATTTATGGGTAACTGAGTATTTCTCGGTTTTTGTAGTTTATGCCTCTTGTGCTGTTTGCTCTCTTTATTTCGCTGTTTGTGTTTCTGAATATCTTGTATATCACTGtgctttttgtattttctttgtgTTGAATTTGATTGTGCTTCTGTTTTGCTTCATTGTGTTTTCTGTTTCATTGAGgttgaatttgaatttgatttggttgttattttaatttcttgGGATTTTACTTGTTTTGTAGCTACTATGACGGATGAAACTTCCCATGATGTCAAGGACGAGGTGGCAGAAGTAAGCTCTCTTCTATTTTCGGTTGTCCTACATTGATTGGGTGTTGATTCTTAGCAGACCAACGAATTCTAACAAGAAACTTGTTACCTTTTTTATATTGCTACTCTGTACTCTTGTGCGGGTGCTTGATACTGTCATAGCCGTGTAATGAAATGACCAGGCTGCAAAGACATCTTGTATTTTTCAAATTGCATAAAAATTATGCTTCTCTATTTGTGTATATACTGGTTCAAGTTACTTGCTCCACCTTGACCTCTTCATGATAAACAAAAATTTCCAACATATTGATGCTTATAGTAATGTAAATGACTGGGTTCACTAAAGTGGTTTTGGGTCTAACTGTTGTGTGCATTTGTGGGTAAAAATTTTGCTAGATTTCTCTTCTTTTGGTAATGTATGTTTTGTTTTGTGAGGATTATTTTGTTAAGTTGAAACCTGTCAATTTACTTCGTGTACTGTTATATGCATAATGAATTATTAGCACTAGACTTCTACCTAAGATCAGGGATGGAGTTAGTTTGATGCTCCGTTAATGAGCTGATATAAAGGTATTATGCATTTACTTCATTAGTTGCATTGGTCATTGCATATGTACATTGTAGCTTGCCCCCTTTGATCCtaccaaaaagaagaagaagaagaaggttgTCATACAGGATAGCGCAGATGATTCTGTGGACAAGCTCACTGAGAAAACTGAATCGATATCAGGTACCTGAAGTGGAATTTTACTTATATTGGTTTTATTTACTTTACAAAGTATGTGTGAATGACTTGTGTAAGGACATGAATTGCATTTGTTATgggtgttattattattattattttttttctctaattgcAGTCTCTGATGGTCTTGAGAGTACTTTCGCTGgtttgaaaaagaagaagaagaagccagTAAGTATGTCTGTTCTTCAAGATGTATGATTGGCCTCATCTGTATATTTATATATGCAGCAGCAATGAACATGTGATGCTTGAACATGATTGATATTGTAGGTAGAAACAAGTATTTTGAATGAAGAAAGTGTGGATGCTGGAGAAGATTTGGATGGCAAGAAGTTACATTCTCTATTGCTTTGAACCTATATTTACTATTTTTTACTGAATCTAAGAGGCATCGTTTCTTCCTTTTTTAGATCATGTAGGGGAGGGTGAAGAAGGAGAGGGAATTGAGCTGCAACAGCAGCTTTATCCATGGGAAGGGAGTGACCGTGATTATGAATATGAAGAGGTATTGTATTCCTTTCAATGCATTTGTATTTCCCTTTTTAATTAGTGTAAAATTTTTTTGCTCTGTTATGCTATTGTTAGTTGTGGCTATTTTGTACATAAGTTGATGTAGTATTAGGCATTATGAATATCTTTGTGTGTGTGCATGTGCTTCTATCAATTGATAGCTGAATTGTTAATTCCTTGTTTTCTAGCACTTGCAAAAGTTCATGTGCTTCAAGTTTAATAATTTACTTATTAGCCATTTGCCTAAGGTTATGAGGTtcgcttccttgtgatgtggaggtcaCAGTTTCAAAGATCAAAATAGCTTCCTTTTGTGTGTACCTAATGCCTCTCAAGGCTTTTGGCTTGGGAACCCTCATGCAGTGCAACTTATTAGTCCTTTCTCTAAAATTTTTGTGGGTTTGCCATGCCACGTGTTCTTTGGTTTGGTGGAGGTGTTTCGGGTGCGAATTACATAGTTCTGCCCcgccttttttttttgtttctatgCATGTAACACTGCATGAATCTCTCCAAAGGTAGTTACTGTGTTTCTCGTCTTTGGTCATGAGTCCTTGTTTCTTATTCTGTAGTTCTTGCGGAATGCATACTGACAGGTCCTTTTCTTTCCAATTTTGACATGGGCAGCTTCTTGGTAGGGTCTTCAACATTTTGCGGGAGAACAATCCAGAACTTGCTGGAGATAGGCGGAGAACTGTGATGAGGCCTCCACAGGTTCTTCGTGAGGGAACAAAGAAGACTGTTTTTGTGAATTTTATGGATCTCTGCAAGACGTATGTATATGTTCTCTTCTTTTTTGCCTTTTAACAATCTGGGCCACAAAGCATAGTTTGTATACGTGCATTACTGCTGATCATCTTTTAGTTTTACTTACCATTTTTATGAAATCAGACTTCTAATTCTTTTTATGTGTAAACTAGACCATATTTATCAAGGGATTCCATTTTTATTGGGtgcaattattattattactactgTACATCTTAATGAGATCTGTTTGCACATTCTGGATGTTAGAACTCTTTCTTTGATATTGTATAATTGTTTTAGACATAAGATTCATGTATTGAGATGTATACATTAGTGTTTATATTTTTTCC
This is a stretch of genomic DNA from Hevea brasiliensis isolate MT/VB/25A 57/8 chromosome 12, ASM3005281v1, whole genome shotgun sequence. It encodes these proteins:
- the LOC110667815 gene encoding eukaryotic translation initiation factor 2 subunit beta → MTDETSHDVKDEVAELAPFDPTKKKKKKKVVIQDSADDSVDKLTEKTESISVSDGLESTFAGLKKKKKKPVETSILNEESVDAGEDLDDHVGEGEEGEGIELQQQLYPWEGSDRDYEYEELLGRVFNILRENNPELAGDRRRTVMRPPQVLREGTKKTVFVNFMDLCKTMHRQPDHVMAFLLAELGTSGSLDGQQRLVVKGRFAPKNFEGILRRYINEYVICLGCKSPDTILSKENRLFFLRCEKCGSGRSVAPIKAGFVARVGRRNTGT